From the genome of Cytophagales bacterium WSM2-2:
AGTTCGATTTTCACATTCCTGCTGACTTGCGCAACGATATTTTGGTTGTTAGCATGATCGGATACAAAACATTTGAAGGTCCTGTTTGGTCATTGATCAATGGAGTTACACAGCCGGTGCTGATCGAGTTAAACGCAACCTCTTTTTTGCTCAAAGAAGTAGTTGTAACGGACTCGCTTAAAGCCGATGATATTCTGAGGCTGGCCCTGATGCGTATAGAGCAGAATTACCCGATGCAGCCGTTTATGCTTAATGGTTTTTATCGCGACTTAAAAAAATTGGGAGGTACATACATTTCGTTACTCGAAGCAGCAGTTCAAATCTATGACGAAGACTATCGCGAGCCCCGCAATAAATTCAAGTTGCGTGAGCGGGTAGCTCTTCAGGAGGTTCGGAGAAGCCTCGGCTACTCGAGCAAATTCACTTCCTTCTTTGACAAAGACAATTTATTGGAGGACCTGCTGCTCAATAATAGCGTGCGGTATCATCAATTTCCGGAAGAAGAAGCCGTCTTTAAAAATCTCGTGCAGGAGGATGAGACCTCGTATAACAATCGCGATGTATATGTCTTGTCATACAAAAAGGATTTTCAGCTTCGTATTTACATTGATAAAGAGACCTATGGAATTATTCACCTGGAATATGTGAATGATCATTCAGAAGAATTGGAAAAGATGCGTGACATGGAAAGCAAGTTTGCCAAAATCAAACGCGTTATTGATTTTAAATTTTATGAAGGAAAATTTTACCTGAATTACCTGACTGTTACCTCGCAGGTAAACTGGTACGATGCTAAAACGGGCAAGCTGAAGTTTGAAGCGGAATTGCAGCGTCAACTTTTAATTAACGAGATTAACACGAAACCAACGGATCGCATTAGCATGGGCCGGAAGATGAGGAGCTACGGGCTTCAGTACCAGGACGAGACGTACAATAAAAAATTCTGGGACAACTATAACGTGATCAAGGCAACGCCTCTGGATAAAAAAATTATTGCTGACCTGGAGCGGGAGGAGCCCCTGGAAAAACAATTTAAAGACGACTAGTAGGAAATTCTTTCAAAGCTTCCCTCATCAATTCGGCTTTGTCGATGGGTACCACTCCCACATGCTGGCAAACTAATCCGCCGGCAAGATTGCTAAGGGCGGCAATGGTTTTTGGCTCAAGCTTGAGGGCGACACTGAGTGCAGCCACACTAACTACGGTGTCACCTGCTCCCGAAACATCCGCGATTTCCCTTGCGTGAGCGGGAAGCTTTACTTTTTGATTTTGAAAGTCAATGTAAACTCCGTGTTCGGAAAGTGTTACCATTACCCCTTCCACATTCAATTTTTCTTTCAGTGCTGCCGATGCCCGCTGAACTTGATCCTGGTTGGAGGCGCTGACATCTATTTTCAGCCCTTCACGCAGCTCCTTCAGGTTGGGTTTAAAAAGCGTTACTTCTTTGTAGGAGAGGAAGTTTCTTTTTTTAGGATCGACAACCGTAGGAATGCTTCTTTTTTTTGCCAGCTCAACGGTCTTTGAAATTATCGCTTCGTTAAGCACACCCTTATCGTAGTCTTCAAAAATGACAACATCACAATGTGGTATCAGTTTCTCAATTCGCTCCAACAGAAGTTTTTCTTCGGTTTCATTAGCCTCTGCGTCAGATTCTTCATCTACGCGCACCACATGCTGATGACTGGCGATGACCCTTGTCTTCACAGTTGTGGGTCTATAAGGACTCATTACAATTCCGTCTTTACTCATGCTTTGCTCGTCAAGCCGCTGAATTAATTTCTTCCCATCGTCATCATTACCGATGAGCGCACAAAGCACGGGTTTTGCACCAAGCGACAACACATTTAATGCTACGTTGGCAGCGCCTCCCAGTCGAAAATCTTTTTTCTTCACATTAACAACTGGTACCGGGGCTTCCGGAGAGATCCGTTCCACAGCACCCCAGATATAACTGTCCAGCATCACGTCACCGATGATGAGTACCCGTAGCCGGGAGAATGAATCAAAAACTTTTTTTACTTCCATCGGTTGGGTTCAGAACTTAATCAAAATGGCAAATCGTCTGTAGATGATGTTGAGTCGGGTACAAATGATTCGTCCGGTGGCGGAGCCATATCACGATTATTGCCCCCACCCGATTCTTTCTGAATTTTCCATGCTCTCACATCGGTGTACCAGCGGCCATTGTATTCACGACTTTCAACATTGATCGAGGCCGTGATCTTATCGCCCGATGAGAGTTTATTTTCATCCACTTTGTCTCCCCAGAGTGAGATACAAACTTTTTTGGGGAATTGACCCGGTGTTTCCAAAATAAACTCCTGTTTCTTCCATGTTCCGTTTTTTCCCTGGCCTGACTGCGGGGGAAGAAGTTGAATCACTGTTCCACTGATTTCCATTCTGCTGATTAGTTTAAAAATTTTTCCAAAGTAATAAAATATAAATCTCTTTTTGGAATACCTCCGCTCGGATTATCAAACACCATCGGTTTTTTATCACCTACCTGAACGTATCCATTGCGTTTATACCAATCGATGAGTTCTCTCCGCTCGGAAATTACAGTCATATCAATAGATTGACAGTTTTGCTTTCGCGCTTCTTCTTCGGCAGCGATCAGTATTTTTTTTCCGACTCCCTTGTTCTGCACATTTGGATCAACAGCGAACATGCCCAGGTAAAGCTGAGATCCGTGCTTTAACAACCGTACACAACCAATAATCTTTCCTTCATCGACATATTTTAGAATAGTCGATCCGGTTTCGGCAAAAAAAGTCTTGATCGCATTTTCGTCAGTCCGCGTACCATCGAGCAAATCCACCTCTGTGGTCCAACCCTTGCGTGATGATTCTCCGCGATAAGCAGAATTCACCAACTTATTCAATGCAGGAATGTCTTCGAGAGTTGCTTTGAGGATCATAGTCATTTATTACAGAGCGCCATTTTTTATTTCTTCCACAACGCCCGGATCGAGCAAAGTAGTTATATCCCCAAGGTTCGAGGTGTCGCCTTCAGCGACTTTGCGTAAAATCCTTCGCATGATCTTACCGGAGCGGGTTTTAGGGAGACCGCTTACGAATTGAATTTTGTCTGGCTTCGCAATTGGCCCAATAATTTTGGAGACGGTGTCGCGTATTTCGCTGCGGAGTTTTTCTTCTTCGTGAGGTTTCTCATAACAAATTACAAATGCATAGATGCCCTGGCCTTTGATATCGTGCGGAAATCCTACAACTGCAGATTCGGCCACTGCAGAATGCTCATCAATCGCGCTTTCAATTTCGGCTGTCCCCATATTGTGTCCCGACACAATAATGATGTCGTCCACGCGGCCGGTAATTCGATAGTAACCGTCTTCGTCTCGCTTGCATCCATCGCCCGTAAAATATTTCCCCGGGAAAGTTGAAAAGTAAGTGTCTTTGAACCGTTGATGATCTCCATAGATTGTTCTGGCAATGGAAGGCCACGGAAATTTAATCGCGAGGCGACCCTCTACATTATTTTCTGAAAGCTCATTTCCTTTCTCATCCATTACTGCAGGTTGAACACCAGGCAAGGGCAAAGAAGCATAAGCCGGCTTCAACTTAGTGACGTGGGCAATAGGTGAAATCATGAAGCCACCGTTTTCCGTTTGCCACCAGGTATCCACTACGGGGCATTTGCCTTTACCAATGTTTTTATGATACCATTGCCACGCTTCTTCATTGATAGGTTCACCTACACTGCCGATGACTTCAAGGGAGGACAGATCATGTTTTTCGACAAAATCGAGAGGAGCAGTTTGCAGGGATCGGATGGCTGTTGGCGCAGTATAAAAAATATTCACTTTATGTTTTTCAACCACCTGCCAGAATCTGCCCATGTCCGGCCAGGAAGGGATACCTTCATACATGAGTGAGGTGGCCCCGGCACTTAACGGTCCATAGACAATATAAGAGTGCCCGGTGATCCAGCCCACATCTGCGGTGCACCAATAAATTTGATTTTCCTTGTATTGAAAAACTGTGCGAAAGGTGTAATTGGTGTAAACCATGTAGCCGCCACACGTATGCACCATGCCTTTCGGTTTGCCTGTGCTGCCGGAGGTATACAGAATGAAAAGTAAATCTTCGGCATCCATCTCCTCGGCTACACAAACCGGCTCCACTTTTTTCATCTCTGAATGCCACCAGAAATCGCGGTCGTGCTTCATCTCGGGGTGGGAGTTAGTACGCTCGAGTACAATCACTTTTTCAACCGTAGGACATTTTTCAATCGCATTGTTGACGATCGCTTTCAAATCCACTTTTTTATCGCCACGGGAAGATCCGTCAGCCGTGAGTACCAGTTTGCATTTTGAATCATTAATGCGATCGACAAGCGAACCGGAAGAAAATCCTGCAAACACTAATGAATGTACTGCCCCGATCCGGGCACATCCGAGCATTGCATAAGCTGTCTCGGGTACCATAGGCATGTAGATACATACGCGATCTCCTTTTTTAATGCCATGTGCCTTCAGCATATTGGCCACACGGCAAACCTGATCGTGCAGTTCCTGGTACGTAATTTTTCGCGAAGGTTCTTTTGGATCATTTGATTCCCACAGGATGGCGGTCTGTTTAGCGCGAGCAGGCAAATGACGGTCAATACAATTTTCAGTGATGTTCATTTTCCCCCCGATAAACCATTTCACTTCCGGTTTATGAAAATCCCATTCCAATACCTTATCCCATTTCTTTCGCCACATAAAATCTTCTGCAACAGAGGACCAGAATTTTTCGGGATCGGAGACACTTAGTTTGTAATGCTCCAGGTATTCGGCTGGATTGGATATGATTTTCATAGGAGAGGAAAGGGTTCAAAGTAAAAGCCTATTCCTCCAAAAACCAAGAAGAAATCTGGGAGATAAAAATTACCTTGTGCGATGGATATTCAGGCTTCGAAATTTTTTTTTGAAAACCTCTGGATTGTATTGGTTATCTATCGAATCAGAATTGATGAATCTCCGGCCTATCAATCACTTGTAAAAGCAATCGAGTCACTGAACCAGACGGCTTCATTTTTTATCTACGACAATTCATCTGAGCCACAAGCGGTACCCGGAAATTCCAGCCACACAATATATTATCATCATGATCCTCAAAATCCGGGGGTAAGTAAGGCGTTCAACGAGGGTTTTAGGAAAGCGCACGTATTGAATAAAAGATGGCTCTTGCTTGTTGATCAAGACACATTGTTTCCGTCTCATACTTTCAATAAGTACTTTGAATGTGTGCAAAAATCGGGGTACCCGGTTATTGTACCGTTGTTGTGTGACAAATTCGGACTTGTCTCTCCGCTAAAATTCTACAGAGGTGGCGGCCAACGAATCAAAAAACCGGAAGCTGGAATTGCTGACCTGCAGGATTTCTTATTCCACAATTCAGGATTATTGATTTCGACAGCGAGTTTTGAAGACGTGGGGATGTATGACGAAAATCTGCCGTTGGATTTCAGTGACTTTGCTTTTGTACATCGCTTGCGGAAAAACCATGCACATTTTGTCATAGCCGATATCGAATGCACCCATGATCTTGCTTCGACATCGCCTGCCCCGGCTAAGATCAGGCTCAGGCGTTTTGAAAGCTACCTGAAGTCAGGGCGATATTTTAAAAAAGAATACATGTCGGGGTCATGGACAATGGAGCTGAGGTTTTTTCTTCGCGCGTTAAAATTTTCTGTTCGCTATGTCAATTTTCGTTTTCTTGTCCTGTACTTTAAATAAACTATGGTCAATCCCTATTCTTGCTACATTCTTGGTTTTCTAGTATCCTTTTCGGTGTATCAACTGGGGTGGTCCGGAGCCTATCCAAAGCTTAGTTTTTCTCTTATAACATTCCTCATTGCCACTTTTGTTGCGCATAGTTTGCTGTCGAGAAACTGGATTAAGGCAGGCCGAAACAAAAAGCCACATGATGAGATAAAGCCCGTCATTAACCCGTGGCTTGTTACCGCAGTTCTTTACATATGTTGGCTGGGAGATTTTTTTTATGAAGGGGGTGTTCCTTTATTGAAGGTGCTGCTGCACATTGAATACGACTACAAAAAATTCGGGGTACCGGCCTTTCATGTATTTGCTGTTACATTCGGCTCTTTCTATTGTGTTTACCTGTTTCATTTATTTTTAGCAAGTCGTAAGCGTGAGCACCTTCTCCTCTTTGCCATCAACATGTTTGCATCGGTGCTGATTTACAGCCGCTCCATGTTGTTCTTTAACCTGTCGAGCTGTTTTTTTCTGTACCTGTTAACACTCAAAGAATTCCCTTACAAAAAACTTTCTCTGGGATTGCCGGTGCTTGTACTCTTGTTTTATTTCTTTGGAGTGATAGGCACGCAGCGGGTTTCATTCGAGTCCAATACGACATACAATAACAACATTTTCATGGATGTAGGATTGGCAACTCCTCAGTTTCGTGAGTCAGCGATACCCAAAGAATTTTTCTGGTCGTATTTTTATATTTCATCCCCCCTGGCCAACCTGCAGGTAAATATCAACACTTACTCCGTGCAGCCGATTACCATAAAAAGAATTTTGGAATACATCAATAATGAGCTTTTGTTCGAATCAATCTCCAAAAGAGTGAATAATTTATTCGGCATAGAAAGAGAAAATGAAAAGACCATTAAAGATCCTTTTAATGTATCCACAGTCTATAGCCGTGGATATAGCTACCTTGGCTGGATAGGAATAATTATCACCGCATTTGTGGTACTGGCAATACCTTATTACTACAACTCCCTGATCAACAATCAATATAAAATGGTGGGACTTGCTATTTTGTGCACTACCTACTTATTCCTAACCTATGACAATACCATTCGTCTGATGGCTCTTGGATTTCAGTTAGTGTATCCTGTAATTTTTCCGTGGCTGGACAGAAAGATCGGGTTTCTGGAAGCTAACACGACAAAATGAGAGTTTCGGTTTGCATGGCTACACACAATGGCGCGGCTTTCATCCGAGAGCAGATTGACTCCATACTTGGGCAACTGCACGATGGTGACGAATTGGTCATCTCTGATGATAATTCGACCGATGAAACTTTGGGAATCATTCACTCCTTTAACAATAATCAAATTCGTTTACTAAGTGGCAGAAAATTCGGCAGTCCCGCCAAAAATTTTGAGTATGCATTGACCCAATGCGGAGGAGAAATTATTTTTCTAGCCGATCAGGACGATATCTGGCGCGATCAAAAAATAATTGTGATGTGCAAAACGCTGAAAGATTGCGATTTGGTTGTGTGTGATTGCCGGATTGCGGATGAAAAACTGAATACTATTGCTCCTTCCTTTTTTGAAAGGAACAGATCAAAAAAAGGACTCGTGAAAAACTTTTACAAAAGCTCTTTTGTCGGTTGTTGCATGGCATTTAACCGGAAGGTTTTAGTTAAATCTTTACCTTTTCCCTCAGGAATTTCAATGCACGATCAATGGATTGGCTTGATTGCACAAAAATACTTTACAGTTAAATTTATCCCCCAAATATTGGTAGACTATCGCCGACACGGCCGTAATTATTCCTCTACAGGGGAGGGCAGTAAAAATTCCTTTGGAAAAAAGGTAATTTCGAGAGTAAAGCTGGCTAAACATCTATTGCAACGTTGAATGGAAAAAATCAGAGCATCGATTGTCGTTTATGAAACCGAGCCACACCTGCTCAAGCAGGCGATGGAGAGTTTTTTGAATAGCCCAATGGCAGGCCAATTGACAATTATTGATAATTCACCAACCGACTTCTTAAGACAATTCTCCGGACCCAGAGTCGAGTACATTTTTGTCGGCAAAAACGTTGGTTATGGAAAGGCACACAATCTTGCGATGAGCGACAGTCTTGAGAAATCACACTATCATATCGTATTGAATCCTGATGTTTGTTTCAATCCTGGTACCCTTGAAAGGATCTACGATTTTATGGAAGACAATCCCCAGGCGGGTTTGGCTATGCCTAAAGTTTATGGAACAGATGGAGAGCTGCAGATGATGTGTAAACTTTTGCCACAACCATTGAATTTATTTCTACGCAGATTTTTTCCGTTCGACAACTGGTTTAAGGGGTTCAATGATTATTATGAAATGAAGAACACGGGATACAACCGTGTGATGAATGTTCCGTTTCTTTCGGGTTGTTTTATGTTTTTGCGCACGAGTGCGCTCAAAAGAACGGGGCTATTTGATGAACGTTTTTTTCTTTATGCAGAAGACACTGATCTCTCCCGACGGATTCACCAACAATTCGAAACATTGTTCTTCCCCGATGCAGAGATCACTCATGTGCACGCAAGAGGTTCTTATAAAAATTTTAAGCTGACAATACGAAACGCTATTAGCGCTATACAATACTTTAATAAGTGGGGTTGGTTTATCGATGCCGAACGCGAAATAATTAACGAACGTGCAATGGCAACAACGAATTTGCACGTTCAAAAAGAATCGCTTAGCGAAGTCAGGGCAGCATGAGTTATTTTTCAAAAGAGAATCCGGATCGTTGGTATCATTTGGGGTGGTGGCTTTGTGCTGTCACGTTGCCATGGCCGGATATGCTCAATAATATTTGCCTCGGATTTCTTACGTTAACCTGGATTTCAAGTAAAGGACTATTGTACAGGCTCGAGCGCATCAGAACAACCCGATGGATATTGCCCTTTGCTGTATACTCTGCCGTGCTGATTATAGGGATGGCATATACGTCAGATGTATCCTACGGATTTTTTACGCTGGGGAAAAAAGCAACATTCTTGCTTCTGCCCCTGATCGCGCTGACAGGACGACCTGTTACTCCTGGGGTTTTCGGATTTATTTCCAAAAGTTTCGTTTACTCATGCGTATTGGTCATCCTGGTTTGCTTGGCTTATTCAGCTTTTAATTTTTTTAACGGAGGCCATGCTCCCTTCAATTTTGACCTCACTACAGGTGACGAGTTTAAGGTCCTTCATCCGCAGGTATCTCCCACGTGGATGCACTTCTCCTACATTGAACTGGCGCGCTGGGCTGGATTGCACCCGGCATATTTTTCAATGTACCTGGTGTTTTGTCTCGTCATTTTGTTTTATGAAAATCCTCCTGCGAAAAAGAAAGTCATTTCAATACTCCTTGGTGTAGTCATTGTTGCATTTATAGCCATGTTGTCTTCACGGATGGCCATCATGGCATTAGTCTCTACATCGCTTTTTTTAATTGTAAGAAAAATCAGTGAAGCGAATGGTAGACGTGTTGTGATCATTGGAACACTATTATCCGTACTCGCTTTTTTCTTGTGGGTCAACCCGGTAGCTCGCTTTCGGGTTATCGAAGAACCGCTCATAACAAGGTATAAAGCCGACACTTCCGTAAACAATTGGAATTCGGTCAGCTACCGGCTTTTGGAATGGGGAGGCAGTTGGTCAATCATTCAGAAAAATCTTTTCCTAGGATCAGGTACAGGGAGCGGACAGCTTGCCTTGTCTAATTTTTATGATCATTTCAACAGCAGCACTACCGGTCTTACACACAATGCGCACAACCAGTACCTGCAAGTATGGATGGAAAATGGGATCCCGGGGCTAATCGCTTTTTTATTTTGTGTATTCCCTTTCTTACTTGTTAAGAGCAGCAATCAAAGTCATACCGCATTTGTTTTAATTTTTGGCTTGATGTGCCTGACAGAATCGATCGGGGAAAGGCAAAAGGGTATTGTGTTCTTTACACTATTCCAGAGTTTGTTTTTGGCTTTAGAAACAAAACAGTAATGAGCGTAGCGCAGCAAACCCATTATCAGGTAGACCATCGAAAGCATTTGCTGCGATCGGTGCTTTACTTTGATATCTTCAATTATCCGCTCACGGCTAAAGAGATTGCATCATTTTCGAATCTTCCGACAAACATTTCAATCCAGGCTCTTTTAGATGAACTCGTCACCAGCCGGACCCTTTTTCAATTGGGAGAGTTCTATTCTATTCAAAATAATCCGGCATTGAATGAAAGGAGAGTAAAGGGCAATGCACTGGCCAAACAAAAAATGGAACAGGCCAAAAAATACTCCGGGATAATCTCGGCATTTCCATTTGTGCGTGCAGTGATGCTGTCGGGTTCGATATCGAAAAATTATATGGATGAGAAAAGTGACATTGACTATTTTATAATCACGGCACCCAAGCGACTTTGGGTTGTGCGCACAGCGATGGCTTTTTTCCGTAGAGTATTTCTTCTGAACTCTCATAAAAACTTTTGCACCAACTACTTTCTTGATACGGAAAACTTAACCATTCCTGATCAAAATATTTTTACTACGGTGGAACTCCTTACGCTTAAACCGATGTATGGAACGCAATGCATCGAAAGTTTTCACCGAGCCAATCCGTGGACGAATGAGTTTCTCCCGAACGTCAAACCGGACACTGCCGCTGTACTTACGGATGGAAGCGTGCTCAAAAATATTTTCGAGAAAATTCTGTCTTTAAATATTTTTGATTCTCTGGATCGTTGGTTATTGCGAATCACCATAAGGCGGTGGAAAGCGAAACATGGCTCGGCTTTAAGTGAGGAGGATTTTAAAGTAGCCTTTAGATCAACCAACGGAATTTCCAGGAGTCATCCACAATTCTTTCAGAAGAGGGTCATGGATCGCTTTGACCAAAAGATTCAAAGCTTCGAAGTCAGGCATGGAATAGACCTTTCGCTATGAATCGCGTTTTAGTAACTCATTCCTATTTCTATCCTCTCGACAGGAAGCAATGGGCGTTCAAGCAGCCTTACCCTCCGTTGGGTAGCTTGCTCGCGGCTTCAGTCATCCGACAGGCAGGTTTTGAAACTAAATTCTTTGATACGGGTTTGAAAGAGGGTCCGCTTAGCATTCAAAATGAACTGACCGGATTCCATCCGAAATATTTTGTGGTGTACGATGATGGGTTTAATTACCTGACAAAGATGTGCCTCACCGTGATGCGTGAAGCCGCGTTTGAAATGACGAGGCTTGCCAAAAAACAAAACGCATTGGTAATTATCTGCAGTTCGGACTCTTCCGATCATTATGAAAAATATTTATCACACGGAGCGGATTATATTGTTCGTGGTGAAGGTGAAGAGACTCTGAAAGAATTGTTGATGAACCTTGAAGCAGGGGCAATGCTCCAGTCTATTAAGGGAATCGTCTACCGTGAAAATGGGAAGACGATTGTTACTCCTTCGAGATCGGTTTTGAAAAATCTCGATGAACTGCCGTTGCCAGCCTGGGACCTGATTGACATTGCGCCTTACCGCGACATCTGGAAAAGGCACCACGGCTATTTTTCGCTGAACATGGCCACCACGCGAGGGTGCCCCTATAAATGCAACTGGTGTGCGAAGCCAATTTATGGCAATAGGTACAACACGCGCTCCCCTGAAAATGTAGTTAATGAATTGGAGTTTCTTATTCAAAAATACCAGCCTGATCACTTCTGGATGAGTGACGATATTTTTGGATTGAAACCTGGTTGGGTCAACCGCTTTCGTTCGTTAGTAAAAGAGCGCAACCTGAAATTCAGATATAAAATTCAATCGCGTGTGGATTTGCTGCTTGAGGAAAGCGCCATTGAAGCCCTGGCAGAATCTGGTGCAGAGACTATTTGGGTAGGAGCAGAATCCGGGTCTCAGAAAATTCTGGACGCCATGGATAAAGGGACTACCGTAGAGCAGATAGGGGAAGCAACCAAACAATTGAAAGCGCACGGAATAAGGGTTGGATATTTTCTGCAATTTGGATACTTGGGAGAAAAGAAAACGGATATTG
Proteins encoded in this window:
- a CDS encoding carbohydrate kinase — its product is MEVKKVFDSFSRLRVLIIGDVMLDSYIWGAVERISPEAPVPVVNVKKKDFRLGGAANVALNVLSLGAKPVLCALIGNDDDGKKLIQRLDEQSMSKDGIVMSPYRPTTVKTRVIASHQHVVRVDEESDAEANETEEKLLLERIEKLIPHCDVVIFEDYDKGVLNEAIISKTVELAKKRSIPTVVDPKKRNFLSYKEVTLFKPNLKELREGLKIDVSASNQDQVQRASAALKEKLNVEGVMVTLSEHGVYIDFQNQKVKLPAHAREIADVSGAGDTVVSVAALSVALKLEPKTIAALSNLAGGLVCQHVGVVPIDKAELMREALKEFPTSRL
- a CDS encoding glycosyl transferase family 2, whose translation is MEKIRASIVVYETEPHLLKQAMESFLNSPMAGQLTIIDNSPTDFLRQFSGPRVEYIFVGKNVGYGKAHNLAMSDSLEKSHYHIVLNPDVCFNPGTLERIYDFMEDNPQAGLAMPKVYGTDGELQMMCKLLPQPLNLFLRRFFPFDNWFKGFNDYYEMKNTGYNRVMNVPFLSGCFMFLRTSALKRTGLFDERFFLYAEDTDLSRRIHQQFETLFFPDAEITHVHARGSYKNFKLTIRNAISAIQYFNKWGWFIDAEREIINERAMATTNLHVQKESLSEVRAA
- a CDS encoding alpha-L-Rha alpha-1,3-L-rhamnosyltransferase, producing the protein MRVSVCMATHNGAAFIREQIDSILGQLHDGDELVISDDNSTDETLGIIHSFNNNQIRLLSGRKFGSPAKNFEYALTQCGGEIIFLADQDDIWRDQKIIVMCKTLKDCDLVVCDCRIADEKLNTIAPSFFERNRSKKGLVKNFYKSSFVGCCMAFNRKVLVKSLPFPSGISMHDQWIGLIAQKYFTVKFIPQILVDYRRHGRNYSSTGEGSKNSFGKKVISRVKLAKHLLQR
- a CDS encoding glycosyl transferase family 2 codes for the protein MDIQASKFFFENLWIVLVIYRIRIDESPAYQSLVKAIESLNQTASFFIYDNSSEPQAVPGNSSHTIYYHHDPQNPGVSKAFNEGFRKAHVLNKRWLLLVDQDTLFPSHTFNKYFECVQKSGYPVIVPLLCDKFGLVSPLKFYRGGGQRIKKPEAGIADLQDFLFHNSGLLISTASFEDVGMYDENLPLDFSDFAFVHRLRKNHAHFVIADIECTHDLASTSPAPAKIRLRRFESYLKSGRYFKKEYMSGSWTMELRFFLRALKFSVRYVNFRFLVLYFK
- the acsA gene encoding acetyl-coenzyme A synthetase, whose product is MKIISNPAEYLEHYKLSVSDPEKFWSSVAEDFMWRKKWDKVLEWDFHKPEVKWFIGGKMNITENCIDRHLPARAKQTAILWESNDPKEPSRKITYQELHDQVCRVANMLKAHGIKKGDRVCIYMPMVPETAYAMLGCARIGAVHSLVFAGFSSGSLVDRINDSKCKLVLTADGSSRGDKKVDLKAIVNNAIEKCPTVEKVIVLERTNSHPEMKHDRDFWWHSEMKKVEPVCVAEEMDAEDLLFILYTSGSTGKPKGMVHTCGGYMVYTNYTFRTVFQYKENQIYWCTADVGWITGHSYIVYGPLSAGATSLMYEGIPSWPDMGRFWQVVEKHKVNIFYTAPTAIRSLQTAPLDFVEKHDLSSLEVIGSVGEPINEEAWQWYHKNIGKGKCPVVDTWWQTENGGFMISPIAHVTKLKPAYASLPLPGVQPAVMDEKGNELSENNVEGRLAIKFPWPSIARTIYGDHQRFKDTYFSTFPGKYFTGDGCKRDEDGYYRITGRVDDIIIVSGHNMGTAEIESAIDEHSAVAESAVVGFPHDIKGQGIYAFVICYEKPHEEEKLRSEIRDTVSKIIGPIAKPDKIQFVSGLPKTRSGKIMRRILRKVAEGDTSNLGDITTLLDPGVVEEIKNGAL
- a CDS encoding Mg-protoporphyrin IX monomethyl ester oxidative cyclase, whose product is MNRVLVTHSYFYPLDRKQWAFKQPYPPLGSLLAASVIRQAGFETKFFDTGLKEGPLSIQNELTGFHPKYFVVYDDGFNYLTKMCLTVMREAAFEMTRLAKKQNALVIICSSDSSDHYEKYLSHGADYIVRGEGEETLKELLMNLEAGAMLQSIKGIVYRENGKTIVTPSRSVLKNLDELPLPAWDLIDIAPYRDIWKRHHGYFSLNMATTRGCPYKCNWCAKPIYGNRYNTRSPENVVNELEFLIQKYQPDHFWMSDDIFGLKPGWVNRFRSLVKERNLKFRYKIQSRVDLLLEESAIEALAESGAETIWVGAESGSQKILDAMDKGTTVEQIGEATKQLKAHGIRVGYFLQFGYLGEKKTDIDSTLGMVLENMPDEIGISVSYPLPGTKFHEIVKSGLREKQNWADSDDLAMMYHATYPPAYYKLLHRYIHSRYRIKRGWRQLQRMNFSWRPLASMIYHAPLSLVQSWRLSRLQYAE
- a CDS encoding N-acetyltransferase, which encodes MTMILKATLEDIPALNKLVNSAYRGESSRKGWTTEVDLLDGTRTDENAIKTFFAETGSTILKYVDEGKIIGCVRLLKHGSQLYLGMFAVDPNVQNKGVGKKILIAAEEEARKQNCQSIDMTVISERRELIDWYKRNGYVQVGDKKPMVFDNPSGGIPKRDLYFITLEKFLN